CCGACGCTCACCGCGCCGGGCGGGCTGATCACCTCCACCTACCCGCTGGAGCGGGACGGGTACGCGATGCTGTCGGGGACGTCGATGGCGGCGCCGCACGTCGCCGGCGCGGTCGCGCTGCTGCTCGAAGCCGAACCCGACCTCGATCCGTTCGCGGTACGCGACCGGCTACAGAACACCGCCGAGCCGGCGCCGTGGTCGCTCGCTCCCGGCGCCGGCTTCCTCGATCACAGCTTCCGGCAGGGGGCCGGGATGCTCCGGATCGACGAGGCGGTCGGCGCCGACCGGCGCGTCGAGCCCGGGCAGATAGCCGTCGGCGACGCCGACCGAACCGAGGTGACGGTGACGGTGTACAACGACGGTGACACGGACGTCGAGTACGCGATCGACCACGCCGGCACGCTCGGGACCGCGGCCAGCACGTTCGAACCGACGTTCCTCCTGCCGGGCGCCGCGGTCGAGGCCCCGGAGACCGTGACGGTCCCCGCCGGCGACTCGACCGCGGTCGACGTGACGATCGTCGCCCCCGGCTTCGGCTGGCCGAACCACCAGTACGGGGGCTACGTCGAACTGCGCCCCGACGACGAGGACGCGGCGACGCTGCGCGTCCCGTACGCGGGGTACGACGGCGAGTACCTGGACCTGCCGCTGTTCGGCTACTACGAGGGGCCGGACGAGTTCGTCGAGCGGGAGCCGCGGCTGGCGGCGATCGTCGACGAGGCGGACGGGGACCCCGTCACCGAACCGGTCGAGGCGGGCCACGAGTTCGCCGTCGCGGAGGGTGACTACCCGGTCGTCGAGGCGTTCTTCGGGCACTTCCCGCGGGAGATGCGGGTGTACGCCGAGCACCGGGAGAGCGGCCGGGAGTGGCTCGCGATGGCCGACGAGTACCTGCCACGCAGCGAGGGGCCGAACCACTACCGACAGTTCCCCTGGCCCGGGACGACCCGGGCGGGCGAGAGCGACGCCGCCCGCCCGGTCCCGAGCGGGACGTACACGCTCAGGGTGGAGGTCCTGCACACCCTCGGCGACCCCGAGAACCCCGCCCACTGGGAGACCTGGAAGTCGCCCGCGTTCGAACTCGACACCCGTCGGGCCCGGCGGCCGACGGCCTCGCCGGTCGACTCCCCCGCCAGTTCCGGGGAGTAGTCGGCGGGTAGACGCCGTTTTCGTTCGCCGACGGCCCGACGGTGACGACGGCCCCCGAGCGACCGATAACAAATGTATAGTATACCGTTTTTCAGGAAACGATCGAGGTCGAACCGGTTGTACGTCCCCGGCGGTTCGGCCGCCCGGAACGGCGGAGACGCGGCGCTCGTCGGTCGTCCGGTCAGAATTGCGAGGGAAGATCGCTCCGTCGGATCTTCCGCATCTTGCGATGCGAGGGGAGGGAATCGAACCACCTCCGAGAACCTGCGCGAAGCGCAGAACCTCGGCGTAATTCGATTCCTCCGTGGCATCTCGTTCGGCGCGGCGTGCGCCTCACTGCGATGCGAGGGGAGGGAATCGAACCCACGAACTCCTACGAGAGCGGATCTTGAGTCCGCCGCCGTTGACCGCTTGGCTACCCTCGCACGCGACTCGGGTGTACGCCCTCGTGGGGGTTAAACGACCCGATTTTCGTTCCGGCGGTCTCCGGACGCCTATCGGGACACGTGATCGGCAGAAACGGTTCGGGAAGTCTAGTCCGGCAGACCGTGTAGACGGTGCCGAACGGATAGCACGTATCGTTCGGAGAAGCGGACAGAACTGGGCGTCGATCGGGAGAATGCCGTGTGCTCCCGCGAGGCGCTCGTCCCGACGGGATCGGGTGGAGATTTGGGGCCAATCTTCGACGGAGTTTCCATCGATCTTCCGTCCTTCTTGAAAAATCTACTTCCCCGGGGGCGGCCACGTACTGGTAGCATGAGGCCCACTGGAACGCGACGAAGTGTGTCCACGCGGCGAGTGGAGCCACGGCCCTCGAACTGGCCGACCGTACCGACGGCGGGAGCGACGACGATCCGACGGACAACGAGACGACGGCCGATGGCGGGTAACTGCCGCTGCCGGAAGCCACTATGCTGACCGAGCGCCTCCGAGGCGGCGAGTTCCCCTCACGTACCGACTTCCTGTTCGCCGTACTCGCCGGAGGTACGGGCGTCGCGGGATCGTACGCGGTCGCAGGGTACACGAGACGGTTCGTCGTCGCACCGATCGATGCCGCGGTCGTCCGGCTGACGCCCGGAGAGATCGTCGCGTTCGTGATTCAGAACGTCGGCGAACAGGGACACCTCCTGCACGTTGGCCTGTCCCTCGTCGTCGCGACCGGATTGCTCGCGGCCACCGCACTGGGTGGACGCTACGCTGCTCGACGAGTCGGCCGGCCCGTGGTCGGCGGTGGCCTGGCCTGCGTCCTCGCGTGGGGCCTGACCGTCTCGATTACTGCAGAGCCGGTACTCGCGGTCGGTGCCGCTGGACCCGTGGCGGCGTTTACCACCGCTGGCGCTGTGCCGCTGGCCGCTTCCGGACGGGACCCGTCGCGACGGCGCGTCCTCGTCGCGAGCGCGAGTGCCCTCACCTTCCTCGGTATCTCTATCGGCCTCGGCCGGTCGACGGCTCCCGGCAAGCCCGCCACCGGCGAGACGGGGGAGATCGACGAAGAGGTATCCACGCTTCTACAGGAGGCCGAAGCGAAGTCCCTCGACATCCGTGGCGACGTCCCGGGACTCGTGAGTACGTTCGACGAGTTCTACAACGTCGACATAGCGACGTTCGATCCGACCCTCTCGCCCGAGGACTGGTCGCTGACGATCACCGGCGAAGTCGACGACGACGTGACAGTTTCCTTCGACGAACTGACGGACATGCCCACCGAGCGACGGTTCGTTACGCTCCGGTGTGTCGGCGAGACCCTGAACGGCCGGAAACTGGACAACGCCGTCTGGACCGGGACGCCGATCAAACCACTCCTGGAGGAGGCCGACCCCGGGGGTGAGTGTGGCTGTGCAATGGTTCACGCGGCGGACGATTACTTCGTCCAGTTCCCGATCGAGGCCCTCGAGGACGGCTTCCTCGCGTGGGAGATGAACGGCCGGCCTCTCCCCCGGTCCCACGGTCATCCGGTGCGCGTTCTGATCCCCGGACACTGGGGCGAGACGAACGTCAAGTGGCTCACCGAGATCGAACTTCTGGACGAGGAGATAGACGGCTACTGGGAACAGCGCGGGTGGCACGGGACCGGCCCGGTGAACACCGTCGCCAAACTCTGGAGCGACGCCACGCTCGACGATGGAAACGTCGAGGTCGCCGGCCACGCGTACGCCGGGACGCGTGGCATCGAGAGCGTGGAAGTCTCGATAGACGCGGGGGAAACCTGGCGGGACGCGGAACTCTCGGACCCGCTCCCCGGGGACGACGTGTGGCGACAGTGGCGGTACGAGTTCGAAGCCGACGGCACTCACGACGTCGTGGTGCGAGCGATCGACGGCGAGGGAACCCTTCAGCCCGAAGCGCCGTCGGAGGCGTTCCCGAGCGGTGCGACCGGGTGGGTCTCGAAGACGGTAGGGGAACGACCCCCGAATTGATGATACCCCGAACCGAGAGCACGCACGGATGGAGAAGGCACTCTGGTATCTCCTCGTCGGCACTCGCGGCGGCGAGAACCGTGCGCGGATCATCGCCGCTCTCGACGAGCGACCCCGGAACGCCAACCAACTCGCGGAGTGCCTCGACGTCGACTACAACACGGTGAGACACCACCTCGAAATGTTACAGAAACACGACGTGATCGAATCCGGCGGCGACGAGTACGGGAAGTTGTACTTCCTGACCGATCGGTTCGAGCGCCACCGCGAGGAGTTCGAAACCGTGCTGGAGGCGATGTGAATGGCGGAGGCGATGGGGCCCTGGATACTGGTCGCGACCGCCCTCTCGGGGGTGAACGTCCTCCTCCTGGCGGCGCTGACGGTCGTCTGGCTGCGCAACTACCGGACGTTCGGGTCCGAGATGACTGCCGGACTGGCGGCGTTCGGCGTCGCGATGCTCCTCGAGAATATCGTCGCCATTTACTTCTTCTTCAGCAGCGGGATGCTCTACGCCGATTCCCCGGCCGTCCAGCGGTCCGTGGTCACCCTCCGTGCACTGCAGACCGTGGCTCTGGCCTTCCTCACCTACGTTACTGCGAAGTGACCCGTCCCGTACTCCGTGCGGGATTCCTGAAAGAGGGGGTCACGTCACCGCAACCGAACATCCCGGGAAACCGATCTTCGACGCGCTCGACGCGCCTCGGTCGCCGGAACCGATTCGTTGATGTGTGCGAGAGGCCGAGAGCCGACCGAACGACAGCCAGTGACCATGACACTCTCCTTCGAACTCACGCTCTCGCTGCTCGGCGTCTGGACTCTCATGCTCTTCGCGGCGACGAACGCCGCGGCCTACGGCCAGTGGCTCGCGGAGCGGTCGCCGCCGGACGAACGAGAACGGTAAGCGGGGGCGTCAGGCCGGTGCCTCGACGCGGCGCTCGCGCTCGTCGCTCCCGCCGCCGTCGTCGTTCCCGTCTCGGCCCTCGCCGTCCCGGCGCCCACAGTTCGGACACCAGTAGCCGCCCTCGACGTGCGCGTAGAGGCGTTCCCCACACCCCGCACAGCGCCAGCTCGGATGTCTCATCGGCGTCCCGTCCCACCCGGAGCCGAATAAGGCCTCGCCCCGAACGTGCGGGGGACCGAGGGAGTTACCCGGCGGCGGCGCCAACCGTGGGCATGGACGAGCACACCCGCGACCCGACGGTCGAACCGCCGCCGGGGAATCCGACGGGGTGGCTCGCGTCCGCGGGCCGCTGGGAGCACGACACCCTCCGCCGGGCGACGGTCCACGGCGTCCGCCTGTACAACGCCGGCGCGTTCCACGAATCACACGACTGTTTCGAATCGGAGTGGTACAACTACGGGGCCGGAACCACCGAAAGCGCCTTCGCTCACGGAATGGTGCAGGTCGCGGCGGGCGCGTACAAGCACTTCGACTTCGAGAACGACGACGGGATGCGGAGCCTCTTCGAGACGGCGTTGCAGTACCTCCACGGCGTCCCGAACGACTACTACGGTGTCGACCTGCTCGACGTGCGAACCACGCTCACGAACGCGCTAGCCGATCCAACCGTGTTAGACGGGTGGCGAATCGAACTCGACGGGGAGCGACCGGAAGCGAGACCGGGGGATTACGAACACGCCGAACGCCTCGAATGACGCCATTCCGGCCCCGTCGAACCCGCAGACGGGGATCGGGTTCGGCGAGCGTGCCGAGGACGGGGCGCGAACGTGGCACCGTCGACGAGTGAAAGCGACACTCGGCGCGGAGAGAGAGTGTGCAGTAGATTCAGCAGGCCGTATCGTCACGGTGTCATGGTTGTATGCGATGGTACCGACATTATTTTATGTGAGAGTTCGACGTGCGATAGTGCGTGAGCCGGTTGCCTATCGACAGCGATTTAGAGAGGGGACAGCGGGACGTTCCCGTTCCGTACCCGACAGCTGACGCGCCGCGAGGCGCTCCGGAGAGGGGGCTGTGAGCCGGAGCCGCGACCGCCCCGAGGTGCGAACGGCCCTCGCCGGCCCCCTCGAAGAGCCGCTTACAGCCGGAGCGGCCGGTCCGAGGAGACGTAGTCGACGCCGCGTAGCCCGAGCAGCGTCGCCGTCAGTCGCTTCTCGACGTCCCAGGCGTGGACTTCGAGCCCGAGGTGCTTCGCCCGGGAGACGAGCCGCGTCCCGAGACAGCGACGGGAACTCGCCCCGAGGACGTCGCAGTCGAGTTCGACCGCGGTCGTCACCGGGTGGTCGAGGCTGCGACCGGCCAGCAGCCCCGTCGGTTGCTCGGGGTCGAGGTCCCGGACGGCGCGCAGTTCGGGGAGCAGGAACGAGGTGACGACGACGCGGTTGTCGACCCCGTCGAGCGCGTCGAGGACGTCCGCGGCGACGCCGACGGCCTTCACTTCGAGGTTGACGTCGACCCCCGGCGGGAGCGCCGCGAGGACCTCGTCGAGCGTCGGAATTCGCTCGTCCGAGCGGCCGACGGTCAGCGAGCGCAACTCCTCCAGTGTGAGGTCGGCGACCGCGCCGGTGCCGTCGGTGACGCGGTCGACCGTCTCGTCGTGGACGACGACGAGTTCGCCCGAGCCACAGCGGCGGACGTCGAACTCGACGGCGTCGGCGCGCTCGGCCGCCGACCGGAGCGCCGCGACGGTGTTCTCCGGGGCCGCGGCCGCGAAGCCGCGGTGGGCGATGAGCCGCATCGGTCGTTCGAGTAGACGACGCCCGCGACGTATTAACGTACCGTCGGCACGGACGGCTCGCGCCGTCGACGAGTCCGTCGGGGTCGCGACGAGACGCGCTGCCGGAACCGTGGTATGCTTTGTCCCCCGGGACGAATCGGGGGACATGCGCGCCGTTCGATTCCACGAACACGGCGGACCGGAGGTACTGCGAGTTGACGAGGTCGACCGGCCGGAACCCGACGACGACGAGGTGCTGATCGCCGTCGAGGCGGCGGCGGTCAACCCCGTCGACACCTACTTCCGCGAGGGGTCGTACCAGCCCGGCGACCTGCCGTGGATTCCGGGCAGCGACGTCGCCGGCGTCGTCGAGGCCGTCGGCGAGGCCGTGACGCGCTTCGAGCCCGGCGACCGGGTGTTCGGCACCGGACTCGGGAAGGACCACCAGGGGACGTGCGCCGAGTTCGTCGCCGCGCCGGCGGACCTCCTCGCGCACCTCCCGGACGGCGTCGGCTTCGACGTCGGCGCCGCCCTCGGCGTCGCCGGCGGTACCGCCTGGCGGGCGCTGATCCAGTACGCGGGGCTCGAACCGGCCGAGCGGTGCCTGATCCACGGCGGTAGCGGCGGCGTCGGCCACGCCGCCGTTCAGGTCGCGGCCGCGGCGGGCGCGGCGGTGACGGCGACCGCCGCGCCCGAGTACCACGCCGACCTCGAGGCCCTCGGCGCGGACGCCGTCGTCGACTACGCGCGAGACGACCTCGCGGACGCGGTCCGGGAGGCGGGCGAACCCGACGTGATCCTCGACCACCGGCTCGACGACTACCTGCAGTTCGACGCGGACGTCGCCGCGCAGGGCGCACGCGTCGTCGGCATCGGGAACACGCGGCCCGAGGCGGGCTTTACGAACGTCCCGGCCGCGCGGGCGACGGAACTGCGGATCCAGCTGATGGTGCTGTTCAACGCGCCGGACATGGCGGGCATCCTGGAGCGGCTGGCGCGGCTGCTGGCCGCGGGCGACCTCACCGCGGAGGTCGCCCGCACCTACAATCTGGAGGCGGTCGACGAGGCCCAGCGGGCCGTGATGGAGGACAGTTTCCTCGGGAAACTCGTCGTCGAGCCGTAGTCGCGGGCGGCGGGAGCCGCGTTTTTGAGACCGCGGGTCGTAGGGGAAGCCATGTCAGTCTCGTACGACTTCGAGGGGACGGTCGCGGTGATCACCGGCGCGAGCGGCGCGCTCGGCAGCGCCGCCGTCGAGACGTTTCTGGCGGCCGGCGCGACGGTCTGTGCCGTCGACGTGGTCGAACCCGACGCCGAGGACGCGCTCCTCGATCCGGACGCCGGCCACCACTTCTACGAGACCGACCTCACCGACGAGTCGGCGGTCGAGGAACTGATCGAATCGGTCGTCGACGACCACGGCGGGATCGACCACCTGCTGAACGTCGCGGGGACGTGGCGCGGCGGCAGCCACGTCGAGGAGACCGACCTCGAGGAGTTCGAGTTCCTCGTGGACGTGAACCTGAAGACGGCGTTTCTGGCGTCGAAACACGCCCTCCCGCACCTGCAGGCACGCGAGGGGGCGATCGTCAGCGTCAGCGCGCGCTCGTCGCTCGAAGGCGGCGCGGGCGACGGCCCCTACCGGATCACGAAGGCCGGCATCCGCCTGCTGACCGAGACCCTCGCCGAGGAGAATACGGGCACCGTGCGCGCGAACTGCGTGCTGCCGAGCGTGATCGACACGCCGGCCAACCGGGAGATGCTGCCCGACGCCGACCACGACGCGTGGGTCCAGCCCCGGGAGATCGCCGACGTGATGGCCGTCCTGTGTAGCGACGCGGCGGCGGCCACGAGCGGCGCGGCCGTGCCGGTCTACGGCGAGGCGTGAAAAAAGAGCGGTCGACGGTTACAGGTTCTGTCCGAGCCAGTCGGCGAAGTCCCCGGTCAGGAACTCGTAGTACTCGAAGACGCCGAGGTAGATGGTGACGAACAGGATGACGATGACGGGAATTCGGACGAGCCAGATCCAGACGTCGCCCCACGAACCGAGGTTCCTGACGCCGCGTCCGATCTCGTCGAGCGCGACGTTCGAGATCACCCAGCCGACGAAGATCGACACCATCAGTCCGCCGAACACCAGCAGGATGTTGTTGGCGAACAGGTCGTAGAGGTCGATGAAGACGAGGTCGAGCGCGGTCGGGATCCCGACGACGAAGATGATCGTTCCGACGATCGCCGTCGCGGTGAACCGTTCCATTCCCCGCTCGTCGATGAGGTACGAGACGAC
The Salinilacihabitans rarus DNA segment above includes these coding regions:
- a CDS encoding molybdopterin-dependent oxidoreductase codes for the protein MLTERLRGGEFPSRTDFLFAVLAGGTGVAGSYAVAGYTRRFVVAPIDAAVVRLTPGEIVAFVIQNVGEQGHLLHVGLSLVVATGLLAATALGGRYAARRVGRPVVGGGLACVLAWGLTVSITAEPVLAVGAAGPVAAFTTAGAVPLAASGRDPSRRRVLVASASALTFLGISIGLGRSTAPGKPATGETGEIDEEVSTLLQEAEAKSLDIRGDVPGLVSTFDEFYNVDIATFDPTLSPEDWSLTITGEVDDDVTVSFDELTDMPTERRFVTLRCVGETLNGRKLDNAVWTGTPIKPLLEEADPGGECGCAMVHAADDYFVQFPIEALEDGFLAWEMNGRPLPRSHGHPVRVLIPGHWGETNVKWLTEIELLDEEIDGYWEQRGWHGTGPVNTVAKLWSDATLDDGNVEVAGHAYAGTRGIESVEVSIDAGETWRDAELSDPLPGDDVWRQWRYEFEADGTHDVVVRAIDGEGTLQPEAPSEAFPSGATGWVSKTVGERPPN
- a CDS encoding ArsR/SmtB family transcription factor, producing MEKALWYLLVGTRGGENRARIIAALDERPRNANQLAECLDVDYNTVRHHLEMLQKHDVIESGGDEYGKLYFLTDRFERHREEFETVLEAM
- a CDS encoding DUF309 domain-containing protein, yielding MDEHTRDPTVEPPPGNPTGWLASAGRWEHDTLRRATVHGVRLYNAGAFHESHDCFESEWYNYGAGTTESAFAHGMVQVAAGAYKHFDFENDDGMRSLFETALQYLHGVPNDYYGVDLLDVRTTLTNALADPTVLDGWRIELDGERPEARPGDYEHAERLE
- a CDS encoding glycerophosphodiester phosphodiesterase — protein: MRLIAHRGFAAAAPENTVAALRSAAERADAVEFDVRRCGSGELVVVHDETVDRVTDGTGAVADLTLEELRSLTVGRSDERIPTLDEVLAALPPGVDVNLEVKAVGVAADVLDALDGVDNRVVVTSFLLPELRAVRDLDPEQPTGLLAGRSLDHPVTTAVELDCDVLGASSRRCLGTRLVSRAKHLGLEVHAWDVEKRLTATLLGLRGVDYVSSDRPLRL
- a CDS encoding NADPH:quinone reductase, producing the protein MRAVRFHEHGGPEVLRVDEVDRPEPDDDEVLIAVEAAAVNPVDTYFREGSYQPGDLPWIPGSDVAGVVEAVGEAVTRFEPGDRVFGTGLGKDHQGTCAEFVAAPADLLAHLPDGVGFDVGAALGVAGGTAWRALIQYAGLEPAERCLIHGGSGGVGHAAVQVAAAAGAAVTATAAPEYHADLEALGADAVVDYARDDLADAVREAGEPDVILDHRLDDYLQFDADVAAQGARVVGIGNTRPEAGFTNVPAARATELRIQLMVLFNAPDMAGILERLARLLAAGDLTAEVARTYNLEAVDEAQRAVMEDSFLGKLVVEP
- a CDS encoding SDR family oxidoreductase — its product is MSVSYDFEGTVAVITGASGALGSAAVETFLAAGATVCAVDVVEPDAEDALLDPDAGHHFYETDLTDESAVEELIESVVDDHGGIDHLLNVAGTWRGGSHVEETDLEEFEFLVDVNLKTAFLASKHALPHLQAREGAIVSVSARSSLEGGAGDGPYRITKAGIRLLTETLAEENTGTVRANCVLPSVIDTPANREMLPDADHDAWVQPREIADVMAVLCSDAAAATSGAAVPVYGEA